The DNA region CCTCGTGGACCTCACCCTCGCGCAGTTCCGCACCCTGGTCGGCGAGTTCGGCAACAAGGCCGTGGGCACCGTGCTGCAGTCCTACCTGTTCCGCAGCCTGAAAGACCGCGACAGCCTGGACGACCTGCAACCCAACATCCGCATGGTGAAGGGCGCCTACCTGGAACCCGAAACCGTCGCCTACAAGGACAAGGCCGACGTGGACGCCAACTACCGCCGCCTCGTGTACCAGCACATGAAAGCCGGGAACTACACGAACGTCGCCACGCATGACGAGAAGATCATCGACGACGTCAAGCACTTCGCCCTCATTCACGACATTCCCCGCGACCAGTTCGAGTTCCAGATGCTGTACGGCATCCGCCGCGACCTGCAGAAGGACCTCGCCCTGCAGGGCTACCGCGTGCGCACGTACATCGCCTACGGCCCCGCGTGGTACCCGTACTTCACCCGCCGCATCGCCGAAACGCCCCGCAACGCCCTGTTCATCGTCAAGGGCATGCTCAAGGGCTGAGCCGATTTGAGCGGAGCAGTTCCACCCATGACCTCAAGTGGCCGCGTTGCCATGCGGCCTTTTCAAGGAGATCAACCATGATTCGAGTTCAGGAATACCGTCCGCAGGCGTTTACCAATTTCACGAAGGAGGAGAACGTCAAGGCGTACCAGGAGGCGCTGGCGAAGGTCCGGCAGGAGATCGTCGGGAAGCATTACCCGCTGATCATCGATGGGCAGAAGGTGGACACGGCCGAGCGCATGGTGTCGCTGAACCCGTGTGATACGGACGAGGTGGTGGGCACCACGGCCGCCGCGACGAAGGAGCACGTGGATCAGGCGATCGCGGGCGCTTGGAAGGCGTTCGAGAGCTGGAAGAAGTGGGACATGGACGCCCGGGCCCGCATCCTGCTGAAGGCCAGCGCGATCCTGAAGCGCCGCCGTCTGGAGGCGTGCGCGATCATGAGCATCGAGGCCGGGAAGAACTACGCGGAAGCGGACGTGGAGGTGGCGGAAGCCATCGACTTCCTGGAGTACTACGCCCGGAGCGCGATGAAGTACGCGCACTTCGGCAGCGCGGAAACCACGTGGTTCGAGGGTGAGGAAAACGGCCTGATGTGGATTCCGCTGGGCGTGGGCGTGAGCATCAGCCCGTGGAACTTCCCGGCGGCGATCTTCCTGGGCATGCTGGCCGCGCCGATCGTGGTGGGCAACTGTATGGTGGTCAAGCCGGCGGACAACGCGGGCGTGATCGCCGGGTTCATCGCGGACATCATGCTGGAGGCGGGTCTGCCGGCGGGCGTGCTGCAGTTCCTGCCGGGGCACGGCAGTGAGATCGGGGATGCCATGACCGGGCACCCGAAGACGCGGTTCATCACGTTCACGGGGAGCGTGCCGGTGGGCCTGCGCATTCACGAGGTGGCGGCGAAGGTGCAGCCCGGGCAGAAGTGGATCAAGCGCACGGTGATGGAACTGGGCGGCAAGGACGCCCTGATCGTGGACGAGACGGCCGACATCGAGAACGCGGTGACGAGCGCGGTGCAGAGTGCGTTCGGGTTCAACGGGCAGAAGTGCAGCGCGATGAGCCGCCTGATCGTGGTGGACGACGTGTACGACGAGGTGGTCGGGAAGGTCGTGGAGCGCGCGGGCAAGCTGACCATGGGCACCGGTGAGGAGAACGCGAACGTCACGGCCGTGATCAGCCAGAAGGCGTTCAAGTCCATCAGCGAGTACCAGAAGGTCGGTGCTGGCGAGGGCAAGGTGCTGCTGGGCGGCGAGGCTCCCGGCGAGCACAACGGGAAGAAGGGCAACTACATCCAGCCGACCATCATCGGGGATGTGGACCGGAACGCGCGCATCTCGCAGGAGGAGATTTTCGGGCCGGTGGTGGCGGTGTTCCGCGCCAAGGACTGGCAGGACGCGCTGGACATCGCCAACAGCACCGTGTACGGCCTGACGGGCGGGGTGTGCAGTAACAGCCGGGAGCGTCTGGAGGAGGCGCGGGAGAAGTTCGAGGTGGGGAACCTGTACTTCAACCGCAAGATCACCGGGGCGATCGTGGGTGTGCAGCCGTTCGGCGGGTACAACATGAGCGGCACGGACAGCAAGGCGGGCGGCCCGGACTACCTGTCGAACTTCATGCAGCTGAAGACGGTCACTGAGCGCTGGTAAGCGGCCGCACGTCGCAGAAGGCCAGGGTGGCGCACCCTGGCTTTTTTCGTGACGCAGATTGGCAGAAGATTGAAAAAGGCAATCAGTTTAGCGTGGGGTGGTGGGGCATGCACGCGAATGTGACCAGGACAAAATGTGCAAATCATTGCCTTTTGCAGCCCAGACGCAGAAACAGGGGATTTTCAACAATTTTTACATCTGTCTAGACAAGAAGGCGAGAAGCCCTTCTGTAGCGCCCTAGGATTCGCCACAGCTTCCAACCCGAACGGATCGCCTCTCCCCTCCCCGACACCCTCCCCGGGGCGTTCCTGGCCGCATTGTCCCCAGCCCTGACCGGCCGGGCGACGTCCCTTCCTGCACCCCCGCTTTCCCTGGCCCAGCGCCGCCCACCCGGAGGATTCATGAAGCACACCCGCACCCTGATCGCCGCCACCCTGGCCCTCACCCTCGCGTCCTGCGGTCAGCAGCCCACCGCGCCCGTCGCCGCGCTGCCCACCCCCGGCGCAGACAGCCAGGCCGAGGTGATCCCCGGCGCGTACCTGGTCGGCTTCAAGCAGGACGCCCTGAGCGCCCAGAACCTCACCGAGCAGGCCGCCATGCAGGCCCAGGCGATCACTGCCGCCGGCGGCATCATGACCAGCCAGTGGGCGGACATCAGCGCCGCCGCCGTCAAACTGGACGCCAGCGCCCTGGCGAAACTGCAGGGCAACCCCATGGTCGAGTACGTGGAACCCGACCTCGTCCGCCACGCGCTGGGCTTCAAGAGCGGCGTGACCGACGCGGCCGCCAGCCGCCCCGCCCTGAGCAGCCAGGGCCTCAGCGCCCAGGCGCTGTACACCGCCAGCGGTGAGACCACCTGGGGCGACAACGCCCTGCGCGTGCCTGAACTTCAGGCGAAAAACTACACGGGTGCGGGCGTGGCCGTGTGCATCGGCGACACCGGCATCGACGGCAACCATCCTGAGTTCCAGCGCAAGCTCAAGGGCTTCAAGAACTTCACCGGTGAGCTCAACCGTGACAGCGCCTACGCCCTGAACGACCTGTCCCACCACGGCACGCACGTAGCCGGCACCGTCTTCGCGCAGTACGGCTCGGGCACCGGCGCGAGCGGCCTGCAGAGCGGCATGGACCCCAACGGCGTGGGCGGCGTGGCGACGGGCGCGAACCTGTACATGGCCCGCGTGCTGGGCGACACCGGCTCCGGCAGCAGCAGCGCCATCATCAACGGCGTGAACTGGTGCGCCGCGCAGCTCCAGAGCCAGGGCGGCACCGAAGCGAAGGTCGTCATCAGCCTGAGCCTCGGCGGCGGCCGGGCCAGCAAGACCGAGCAGCGCGCCTACACCAGCGTCTGGCAGAAGGGCGCCCTGACCATCGCCGCCACCGGCAACGACGGCGCGGCCGTGTCCTACCCCGCCGCGTACACCGAAGTGGTCGGGATCGGCGCCGTGGACAGCAACCTCACCAAGGCGGACTTCAGTAACTTCGGCACGCAGGTGGACCTCGTCGGCCCCGGCGTGGACGTGATCAGCAGCGTGCCGCTGGGCCAGGGCACCCGCGCGCTGGCCTCCGGCGGCGGCGTGAACTTCAGTGACGTGCAGGCGGCCGACCTGACCGGCAAGGGCACCGTGAACGGCACCATCGTCGCGGGCGGCGGCACGAACAACGAGTTCTGCGGCGTGGGTGCCCGCAACAGCGCCCTGAGCGGCAACATCGCCCTGATCAGCCGCGGCACCTGCTCCTTCGAGGAGAAGGTCGCCAACGCTGTCGGCAGCGGCGCCACGGCCGTCATGATCTACAACAACGCGGCCGGCTCCCTCGGCATGAGCCTCACCAACCAGTACAACGTGCCGGTCGTGGGTCTCCTCCAGGCCGACGGGCAGGCCCTGCTGGGCAAACTCCCCACCACCGGGAGCGTCACCGTGGGCGCCGCCGACTACGAGTCCTACAACGGCACCAGCATGGCCACCCCGCACGTGAGCGCCGCCGCAGCCGTGGTGTGGGCCGCCAAGCCCACCCTGACCAACACCCAGTTGCTGAACCTGCTGACGAACACCGCCAAGGACCTGGGCACCGCCGGCAAGGACAACAACTTCGGCTACGGCCTGGTGGACCCCTACAAGGCCATCACCGGACTGTAAGCCCTGACTCCCGGCTGAACTGAAGCGCGCCGCCTCCGGCTGGGGGCGGCGTTCTCATGTATCCGGGCTGTGACAGGCAAAGGGGAAGGGCCGCCCGGTAGAAATGGGCGGCCCTTGATGATCTGAATTCAGCTGTTCTTGAAGAGGGGAAGGTGGCCAAGCGCGGTGACCTCGGGGCGTTCGTCGCCCTCGGTGAACACGGCGAGAATCGCGGCGACTTCCCCGCCGACTTCCTCGATGATCTGGCGCAGGGAGTGCAGGGTACCGCCGCTGGACACGACGTCGTCCACGATGGCGACCTTGTGGCCCTTGACCTTGCTGACATCGAAGCCGTCGAGGACGAGCAGCTGCGGTTTGCCGGTGGTGATGCTGACCACCTCGCGCATGACCGGCTCGACCATGTAGGGCTTCTGGGTCTTGCGGATCACGATGTACGGCTTGCCGCTTTCCCGGCTGATGACGTGCGCCAGGGACAGGGCCTTGACCTCGGGGGTGACGAGCACGTTGACGTCGGCGGGGAGCCGGGCGGCGAGGGCCTTGCCGGCAGCCTCGGTGACTTCGGTGTCGCCCAGCATGTTGAACAGGGCGACGCTGACGGTGTCGGAGACGGGGACGATGGGCAGGTCGCGGGTGACACCGCCCACCTGAACTTGATGCGTGTTCACGGCGCCCATGGTAGCCCCTGCGCGGCCCGGTCGGTGGGGTGTGGGTAGGGGGAGGTGGGTGGACCGGGCGCACGTAGACAAGTTGAGTTGTTTTATCCACTTTAGGCCGCTAGCCTGTTCCCCATGACTGCCCTGCCCTCCTCCCCGCGGGTGGCGCCCCGCACCGACCAGAGCGCCCTGCGTTTCAACGCCATCACCGTGGTGTTCGTGACCCTGCTGGCCGTGATCCTCACGCTTCCCGCCCTGAGCCTCGCCCTCGGCGCGGCCATGCTGCTGGGCGCCGTGGTGCCTGAATTCTCTCCCCTGCGCGCCGCGTACCGCCGCCTGGGCCCGGCGCTCGGCCTGCACCCGGACGTGGTGGACGAGGACCCCCGCGCGCACCACTTCGCGCAGGGCGTGGGCGGCAGCTTCCTGCTGGCCTCAGGCCTTGCGACGCTGGGCGGCCTGACCGTCCTGGGCGCCGCGCTGGGCCTGATCGTGATCGCGCTGGCCGCCCTGAACCTCACGCAACGCATCTGCGTGGGCTGCCTGATGTACTTCCAGTTCCGCCGCCTGCGCTACGTCCTGCTGCACCGCTGAGCGGCGCCGCCTGCCCTGCCGGGCTCCCCTCTCAGACCGTTTAACGTCAAAGGGATGGGGGTAGACTCGGCCCATGACGCCCTCCCCCACCCCGCACTTTGAGCTGGGCATCGCCAGCTTCGGCGACTTCACCCCCGACCCCGCCACCGGCGCGCAGGTCAGCCCACAACAGCGCATGAAGGACCTGCTGGAGGAGATCGAACTGGCCGACCAGGTGGGCCTGGACGTGTTCGCGTTGGGCGAGCACCACCGCCCGGACTACCTGATCTCCAGCCCCGCCACCGTGCTGGCCGCCGCCGCTACCCTCACGAAGAATGTCCGCCTCAGCAGTGCCGTGACGGTCCTGAGCACCGACGACCCGGTCCGGGTGTTCCAGCAGTTCGCCACGCTGGACCTGATCAGCGGCGGCCGCGCCGAGATCATGGCCGGGCGGGGGTCGTTCAGCGAATCCTTCCCGCTGTTCATGGGGGATGCCCCCATTGATTACGACGGCCTGTTCCGGGAGCGGCTGGACCTGCTGCTGACCCTGCGGGAGCACACGCACGTCACCTGGAAAGGCCAGACCCGCCCGTCCCTGCACGGCGAGGGCGTGTATCCCCGGCCCCTGCAGGACCCGCTGCCGGTATGGCTCGCCATCGGCGGCACGCCCAACAGCGCCCGGCGCGCCGGCACGCTGGGCCTGCCACTGGCCCTGGCGATCATCGGCGGGCTGCCCGAACAGTTCCGCGGGCTGATCGACCTGTACCGCGCGTCCGGGCAGGCGGCCGGGTTCGGCCCGGACCGCCTGAAGGTCAGCATCAACAGCCACGGCCTGATCGCCGACGATTCCCGCGTGGCTGCCGACACCATGTTCCCGGTCCACAAGGCGGTGTTCGAGAAGCTGGGCCAGGAGCGCGGCTGGCGCAACGCCGTGACGCGCGACGCGTTCGAACGGGACCGCAGCCTGCGCGGCGCGTACTTCACCGGCGACCCGCAGGAAGTCGCCGACAAGATCCTCTACCAGCACGAGGTGTTCGGGCACGACCGCTTCACCCTTCAGAACGGCGGGGGCACGCTGCCGCACGCGGTCGTGATGCGGTCCATCGAGCTGCTGGGCACGCAGGTCGCCCCGGTCGTCCGG from Deinococcus ficus includes:
- a CDS encoding DUF4395 domain-containing protein, yielding MTALPSSPRVAPRTDQSALRFNAITVVFVTLLAVILTLPALSLALGAAMLLGAVVPEFSPLRAAYRRLGPALGLHPDVVDEDPRAHHFAQGVGGSFLLASGLATLGGLTVLGAALGLIVIALAALNLTQRICVGCLMYFQFRRLRYVLLHR
- a CDS encoding Atu2307/SP_0267 family LLM class monooxygenase, whose protein sequence is MTPSPTPHFELGIASFGDFTPDPATGAQVSPQQRMKDLLEEIELADQVGLDVFALGEHHRPDYLISSPATVLAAAATLTKNVRLSSAVTVLSTDDPVRVFQQFATLDLISGGRAEIMAGRGSFSESFPLFMGDAPIDYDGLFRERLDLLLTLREHTHVTWKGQTRPSLHGEGVYPRPLQDPLPVWLAIGGTPNSARRAGTLGLPLALAIIGGLPEQFRGLIDLYRASGQAAGFGPDRLKVSINSHGLIADDSRVAADTMFPVHKAVFEKLGQERGWRNAVTRDAFERDRSLRGAYFTGDPQEVADKILYQHEVFGHDRFTLQNGGGTLPHAVVMRSIELLGTQVAPVVRAEIARRTGAAE
- a CDS encoding proline dehydrogenase family protein, with protein sequence MLDQVYRKAVLTVTGNPNVEKIVRARGKGLVKRFVASEDIPGVLRAAKELEQDGIGAILDQLGEFIDSPEQCNEFAQQVLDLIEQAHAQGVEPYVSIKLSSVGQGKTVNGEDLGLTNARRIIRKASEYGGFVCLDMEDHPLVDLTLAQFRTLVGEFGNKAVGTVLQSYLFRSLKDRDSLDDLQPNIRMVKGAYLEPETVAYKDKADVDANYRRLVYQHMKAGNYTNVATHDEKIIDDVKHFALIHDIPRDQFEFQMLYGIRRDLQKDLALQGYRVRTYIAYGPAWYPYFTRRIAETPRNALFIVKGMLKG
- the pruA gene encoding L-glutamate gamma-semialdehyde dehydrogenase; this translates as MIRVQEYRPQAFTNFTKEENVKAYQEALAKVRQEIVGKHYPLIIDGQKVDTAERMVSLNPCDTDEVVGTTAAATKEHVDQAIAGAWKAFESWKKWDMDARARILLKASAILKRRRLEACAIMSIEAGKNYAEADVEVAEAIDFLEYYARSAMKYAHFGSAETTWFEGEENGLMWIPLGVGVSISPWNFPAAIFLGMLAAPIVVGNCMVVKPADNAGVIAGFIADIMLEAGLPAGVLQFLPGHGSEIGDAMTGHPKTRFITFTGSVPVGLRIHEVAAKVQPGQKWIKRTVMELGGKDALIVDETADIENAVTSAVQSAFGFNGQKCSAMSRLIVVDDVYDEVVGKVVERAGKLTMGTGEENANVTAVISQKAFKSISEYQKVGAGEGKVLLGGEAPGEHNGKKGNYIQPTIIGDVDRNARISQEEIFGPVVAVFRAKDWQDALDIANSTVYGLTGGVCSNSRERLEEAREKFEVGNLYFNRKITGAIVGVQPFGGYNMSGTDSKAGGPDYLSNFMQLKTVTERW
- a CDS encoding S8 family serine peptidase — its product is MKHTRTLIAATLALTLASCGQQPTAPVAALPTPGADSQAEVIPGAYLVGFKQDALSAQNLTEQAAMQAQAITAAGGIMTSQWADISAAAVKLDASALAKLQGNPMVEYVEPDLVRHALGFKSGVTDAAASRPALSSQGLSAQALYTASGETTWGDNALRVPELQAKNYTGAGVAVCIGDTGIDGNHPEFQRKLKGFKNFTGELNRDSAYALNDLSHHGTHVAGTVFAQYGSGTGASGLQSGMDPNGVGGVATGANLYMARVLGDTGSGSSSAIINGVNWCAAQLQSQGGTEAKVVISLSLGGGRASKTEQRAYTSVWQKGALTIAATGNDGAAVSYPAAYTEVVGIGAVDSNLTKADFSNFGTQVDLVGPGVDVISSVPLGQGTRALASGGGVNFSDVQAADLTGKGTVNGTIVAGGGTNNEFCGVGARNSALSGNIALISRGTCSFEEKVANAVGSGATAVMIYNNAAGSLGMSLTNQYNVPVVGLLQADGQALLGKLPTTGSVTVGAADYESYNGTSMATPHVSAAAAVVWAAKPTLTNTQLLNLLTNTAKDLGTAGKDNNFGYGLVDPYKAITGL
- a CDS encoding phosphoribosyltransferase family protein, which codes for MNTHQVQVGGVTRDLPIVPVSDTVSVALFNMLGDTEVTEAAGKALAARLPADVNVLVTPEVKALSLAHVISRESGKPYIVIRKTQKPYMVEPVMREVVSITTGKPQLLVLDGFDVSKVKGHKVAIVDDVVSSGGTLHSLRQIIEEVGGEVAAILAVFTEGDERPEVTALGHLPLFKNS